A genomic window from Diospyros lotus cultivar Yz01 chromosome 2, ASM1463336v1, whole genome shotgun sequence includes:
- the LOC127795701 gene encoding protein NUCLEAR FUSION DEFECTIVE 6, mitochondrial-like isoform X2 yields MALKTENGHLGTYTTKSPTSQNPSKPQRSPPVKPHYLKIFLQPANMSSAAAARSLFRSTASARSAVARFSGSAKPKGAARSPFRVPTQKPLSSRIFRSPVEMSCVRVDSMFPFHAATASALLTSMLSVTPRCYGWTPEGRDKTR; encoded by the exons ATGGCCTTGAAGACGGAAAATGGCCATTTGGGGACATACACAACAAAATCCCCTACGTCACAGAACCCTTCAAAACCCCAACGAAGTCCTCCAGTTAAGCCACACTATCTCAAGATTTTTCTTCAGCCGGCAAACATGTCCTCCGCTGCCGCCGCTAGGTCCCTCTTCCGATCCACCGCCTCCGCCCGGAGCGCGGTGGCGAGATTCTCCGGCTCAGCTAAGCCTAAGGGCGCCGCAAGGTCCCCCTTTCGCGTCCCGACGCAAAAACCCCTCTCTTCTCGGATTTTCAG GTCTCCTGTGGAGATGAGCTGCGTGCGCGTCGATTCGATGTTCCCGTTTCATGCTGCCACTGCCTCTGCATTGCTCACTTCAATGCTTTCCGTCACTCCTCGCTGCTACGGTTGGACTCCTGAAG GACGAGACAAAACTAGATGA
- the LOC127795701 gene encoding protein NUCLEAR FUSION DEFECTIVE 6, mitochondrial-like isoform X3, whose amino-acid sequence MALKTENGHLGTYTTKSPTSQNPSKPQRSPPVKPHYLKIFLQPANMSSAAAARSLFRSTASARSAVARFSGSAKPKGAARSPFRVPTQKPLSSRIFRSPVEMSCVRVDSMFPFHAATASALLTSMLSVTPRCYGWTPEGL is encoded by the exons ATGGCCTTGAAGACGGAAAATGGCCATTTGGGGACATACACAACAAAATCCCCTACGTCACAGAACCCTTCAAAACCCCAACGAAGTCCTCCAGTTAAGCCACACTATCTCAAGATTTTTCTTCAGCCGGCAAACATGTCCTCCGCTGCCGCCGCTAGGTCCCTCTTCCGATCCACCGCCTCCGCCCGGAGCGCGGTGGCGAGATTCTCCGGCTCAGCTAAGCCTAAGGGCGCCGCAAGGTCCCCCTTTCGCGTCCCGACGCAAAAACCCCTCTCTTCTCGGATTTTCAG GTCTCCTGTGGAGATGAGCTGCGTGCGCGTCGATTCGATGTTCCCGTTTCATGCTGCCACTGCCTCTGCATTGCTCACTTCAATGCTTTCCGTCACTCCTCGCTGCTACGGTTGGACTCCTGAAG ggCTGTGA
- the LOC127795701 gene encoding protein NUCLEAR FUSION DEFECTIVE 6, mitochondrial-like isoform X4 has translation MALKTENGHLGTYTTKSPTSQNPSKPQRSPPVKPHYLKIFLQPANMSSAAAARSLFRSTASARSAVARFSGSAKPKGAARSPFRVPTQKPLSSRIFRSPVEMSCVRVDSMFPFHAATASALLTSMLSVTPRCYGWTPEDI, from the exons ATGGCCTTGAAGACGGAAAATGGCCATTTGGGGACATACACAACAAAATCCCCTACGTCACAGAACCCTTCAAAACCCCAACGAAGTCCTCCAGTTAAGCCACACTATCTCAAGATTTTTCTTCAGCCGGCAAACATGTCCTCCGCTGCCGCCGCTAGGTCCCTCTTCCGATCCACCGCCTCCGCCCGGAGCGCGGTGGCGAGATTCTCCGGCTCAGCTAAGCCTAAGGGCGCCGCAAGGTCCCCCTTTCGCGTCCCGACGCAAAAACCCCTCTCTTCTCGGATTTTCAG GTCTCCTGTGGAGATGAGCTGCGTGCGCGTCGATTCGATGTTCCCGTTTCATGCTGCCACTGCCTCTGCATTGCTCACTTCAATGCTTTCCGTCACTCCTCGCTGCTACGGTTGGACTCCTGAAG ACATTTGA
- the LOC127795701 gene encoding protein NUCLEAR FUSION DEFECTIVE 6, mitochondrial-like isoform X5, with translation MALKTENGHLGTYTTKSPTSQNPSKPQRSPPVKPHYLKIFLQPANMSSAAAARSLFRSTASARSAVARFSGSAKPKGAARSPFRVPTQKPLSSRIFRSPVEMSCVRVDSMFPFHAATASALLTSMLSVTPRCYGWTPEDG, from the exons ATGGCCTTGAAGACGGAAAATGGCCATTTGGGGACATACACAACAAAATCCCCTACGTCACAGAACCCTTCAAAACCCCAACGAAGTCCTCCAGTTAAGCCACACTATCTCAAGATTTTTCTTCAGCCGGCAAACATGTCCTCCGCTGCCGCCGCTAGGTCCCTCTTCCGATCCACCGCCTCCGCCCGGAGCGCGGTGGCGAGATTCTCCGGCTCAGCTAAGCCTAAGGGCGCCGCAAGGTCCCCCTTTCGCGTCCCGACGCAAAAACCCCTCTCTTCTCGGATTTTCAG GTCTCCTGTGGAGATGAGCTGCGTGCGCGTCGATTCGATGTTCCCGTTTCATGCTGCCACTGCCTCTGCATTGCTCACTTCAATGCTTTCCGTCACTCCTCGCTGCTACGGTTGGACTCCTGAAG ATGGATGA
- the LOC127795701 gene encoding protein NUCLEAR FUSION DEFECTIVE 6, mitochondrial-like isoform X1 has protein sequence MALKTENGHLGTYTTKSPTSQNPSKPQRSPPVKPHYLKIFLQPANMSSAAAARSLFRSTASARSAVARFSGSAKPKGAARSPFRVPTQKPLSSRIFRSPVEMSCVRVDSMFPFHAATASALLTSMLSVTPRCYGWTPEDCKDDV, from the exons ATGGCCTTGAAGACGGAAAATGGCCATTTGGGGACATACACAACAAAATCCCCTACGTCACAGAACCCTTCAAAACCCCAACGAAGTCCTCCAGTTAAGCCACACTATCTCAAGATTTTTCTTCAGCCGGCAAACATGTCCTCCGCTGCCGCCGCTAGGTCCCTCTTCCGATCCACCGCCTCCGCCCGGAGCGCGGTGGCGAGATTCTCCGGCTCAGCTAAGCCTAAGGGCGCCGCAAGGTCCCCCTTTCGCGTCCCGACGCAAAAACCCCTCTCTTCTCGGATTTTCAG GTCTCCTGTGGAGATGAGCTGCGTGCGCGTCGATTCGATGTTCCCGTTTCATGCTGCCACTGCCTCTGCATTGCTCACTTCAATGCTTTCCGTCACTCCTCGCTGCTACGGTTGGACTCCTGAAG ATTGCAAAGATGATGTATGA